Proteins from a single region of Oscillatoria sp. FACHB-1406:
- a CDS encoding TldD/PmbA family protein yields MPHRLAESKNLLTELIARYRHRVDFLALRLEESEGTSILLRGDRVETLSEAISRGGQVRACYKGGWGFASFNQLSSLAERIEDAIAAARLVGTEETQLAPIAPIQDSYTLPLVGSDPRHIPLSEKKQLCDRYNEILRSNAEIASTSVRYHDSNQSILLVTSEGTAIEQSWADMEMRFAATARRGEIVQTGRETTGSRKAYEDLAHLNTRVQSAADRAIEALSLPPVKGNTYTVVIDPILSGLFVHEAFGHLSEADMTYENPDLLEVMSLGKQFGTPDLQIFDGAAPISETTAGECHRGSYRYDDEGTPATTTQLIRDGVLVGRLHSRETAGKLGEEPTGNARCLNYHYPPIVRMTNTWIGRGNTPVARLLEGIEEGVYASNWLGGMTNGEMFTFSAGEARMIRNGQLAEPVRDVTLSGNVFKTLANIEAIGNDFQWDESGGCGKGGQSGLPVGCGAPSLRIREVVVGGEAIEFE; encoded by the coding sequence ATGCCCCATCGACTAGCCGAGAGCAAAAATCTACTCACGGAATTAATTGCCCGCTATCGCCACCGCGTTGATTTTTTAGCCCTGCGTCTAGAGGAATCGGAGGGAACCTCGATCTTGTTGCGAGGAGACCGAGTAGAAACCCTGAGTGAAGCAATTTCGCGAGGGGGACAAGTAAGAGCGTGTTATAAGGGCGGTTGGGGCTTTGCATCGTTTAATCAACTGTCCTCGCTTGCCGAACGGATTGAAGATGCGATCGCGGCGGCGCGGTTAGTCGGAACGGAGGAAACCCAACTCGCCCCCATTGCTCCCATCCAAGATAGCTATACGCTCCCCCTCGTTGGCAGCGATCCCCGCCATATTCCCCTGAGCGAAAAAAAGCAACTGTGCGATCGTTACAACGAAATTCTCCGCAGTAATGCGGAGATCGCTAGCACCTCCGTGCGCTATCACGATAGCAACCAATCGATCCTGCTCGTCACCTCCGAAGGCACCGCGATCGAACAATCCTGGGCGGATATGGAAATGCGCTTTGCTGCCACCGCGCGCCGGGGCGAAATCGTCCAAACCGGACGCGAAACCACCGGCTCCCGCAAAGCTTACGAAGATCTCGCCCATCTCAATACCCGCGTCCAAAGCGCCGCCGATCGCGCGATCGAAGCCCTTTCCCTCCCCCCGGTTAAAGGCAACACCTACACTGTCGTCATCGATCCAATCCTCAGCGGGCTATTCGTCCACGAAGCCTTCGGACACCTCTCCGAAGCCGATATGACCTACGAAAACCCCGATCTCCTTGAAGTGATGAGCCTCGGCAAACAATTCGGAACCCCAGACTTACAAATCTTCGACGGAGCCGCACCCATTAGCGAAACCACTGCCGGTGAGTGTCATCGCGGCAGTTACCGCTACGATGACGAAGGTACGCCCGCTACCACGACTCAACTGATTCGCGATGGCGTTCTTGTCGGGCGCTTGCACTCCCGCGAAACTGCTGGCAAACTTGGCGAAGAACCCACAGGTAACGCGCGCTGTCTTAACTACCACTACCCCCCCATCGTCCGCATGACCAACACCTGGATTGGTCGGGGAAACACTCCCGTCGCTCGCCTCTTAGAGGGTATCGAAGAAGGCGTATACGCGAGCAACTGGTTGGGGGGCATGACGAACGGCGAAATGTTTACCTTCAGCGCCGGAGAAGCCCGGATGATTCGCAACGGGCAACTTGCCGAACCCGTGAGAGATGTAACCCTCTCCGGCAATGTTTTTAAAACCTTAGCGAATATCGAAGCGATCGGCAACGATTTTCAATGGGATGAATCGGGAGGATGCGGTAAGGGCGGACAAAGCGGTTTGCCTGTCGGCTGCGGCGCTCCGAGTTTGCGGATTCGCGAGGTCGTGGTTGGAGGAGAAGCGATCGAGTTTGAGTAA